One window of Pseudacidobacterium ailaaui genomic DNA carries:
- a CDS encoding MGH1-like glycoside hydrolase domain-containing protein has translation MLNRREFVSVLAAASAALKTQAFSADIPSPDITSIASRSAGDGFPLSDYTPFGYLDNPWHTWDMHQSGILRSLSGIGFGLYYPAGPGGYFDYHRNGVYVAELALGFRIGDRVLMDGDDFRQGQLTSPHHSKNVLQYRFEEDRVAVESRFFLVNEDVLASHVKITEQSGHAKSVGVLAMHACQLGGSQWWGGDGIAGGFEQEKDTLWTRSFAAGTVFAITANIRNTGHFFSANKTDRRTWLGPTPKNGEKLAYSTQPLFGGICYELSLGPNEKKEFFVLMARGANLSAVLEHVHASLPQSKTVMRERLAEDASFWSGAPKLTGDWPKHWQHGWVYDFETLRTMVRRPIGVYKHPWDAMQIQAPRNVLAETSIDMWALSYANPAIAKEVFLGQFLDAVEDNIPCMREDGVMNMVAADGSECGTSISWCFPFFCAESIYNRTRDLAWLRQLYPKLSALLRWTLKHRTDFGGFIVGKCSWETGMDTSKRFQIQQPTGAELVEFLRLVELQAAASQAGAILARFAKLVSDQKSIPEWRQIQQDFAEKTQQLWQGDWFHDFDTRSMKLVNGPERDPSQAAPAFCGIATDNQKKLLLPTLRKMYEDMLAQVQIPESSADNALNWSSFVLPFLESAWSSGDSQLASQTVENICERIYTSMDRRVLQTGGNNPRLGWPGTSCEIWGGHGAFGGEVYGWGAVMPAHIIRNLIGFRETDAVDQVILNPGFSPLLAASGKEYGISRLPYARQWISIQFKFVHGHDLCAEIELPQGTSVLSVVEIDGRPQPVEKENGRWRFKARNYTRYKVKLGGFSRLS, from the coding sequence ATGCTGAACCGTCGCGAATTTGTTTCTGTGCTTGCCGCTGCATCAGCCGCACTTAAAACTCAGGCTTTCTCTGCAGATATTCCGTCGCCAGATATAACAAGTATTGCATCGCGCAGTGCAGGCGATGGCTTTCCTCTCAGCGATTACACGCCTTTTGGATACTTGGACAATCCGTGGCACACATGGGACATGCACCAAAGCGGTATTCTGCGCTCGTTGTCAGGAATTGGATTTGGTCTGTATTATCCGGCTGGTCCAGGAGGATACTTCGACTATCACCGGAATGGGGTCTATGTTGCAGAACTAGCGCTGGGCTTCAGAATTGGTGACCGAGTATTGATGGATGGAGACGATTTTCGTCAAGGGCAACTGACCTCCCCTCACCATAGCAAGAATGTTCTTCAGTACCGCTTTGAAGAAGATCGTGTTGCAGTGGAGAGCCGGTTCTTTCTTGTGAATGAAGATGTCCTTGCATCGCACGTAAAAATAACTGAGCAATCGGGTCATGCAAAATCAGTTGGGGTGCTCGCCATGCACGCCTGCCAGCTGGGAGGAAGCCAGTGGTGGGGTGGAGATGGCATCGCTGGAGGTTTCGAGCAAGAAAAAGATACGCTTTGGACGCGGTCGTTCGCCGCTGGGACAGTTTTTGCCATCACTGCAAATATTCGCAACACAGGGCATTTCTTTTCCGCGAATAAAACCGACCGCAGAACATGGTTGGGTCCTACCCCTAAAAACGGGGAAAAACTTGCCTATTCTACCCAGCCACTGTTTGGCGGCATCTGCTATGAGCTTTCTCTGGGGCCAAATGAAAAGAAAGAATTCTTTGTTCTAATGGCACGCGGCGCAAACCTTTCAGCCGTGCTAGAGCATGTGCATGCTTCGCTACCGCAATCGAAAACAGTAATGCGCGAAAGGCTCGCAGAAGACGCATCTTTCTGGAGTGGCGCGCCAAAATTGACTGGAGACTGGCCCAAGCACTGGCAGCATGGATGGGTCTATGATTTTGAAACACTGCGGACCATGGTGCGGCGGCCTATCGGGGTCTACAAGCATCCGTGGGATGCGATGCAGATTCAGGCACCGCGCAATGTGCTGGCCGAAACTTCGATAGATATGTGGGCCTTGAGCTATGCCAATCCGGCCATAGCAAAAGAGGTCTTTCTAGGGCAATTTCTTGACGCCGTCGAGGACAACATTCCTTGCATGCGCGAAGACGGTGTGATGAACATGGTGGCGGCTGATGGCTCCGAATGTGGCACGTCCATTTCGTGGTGCTTTCCATTCTTCTGTGCGGAATCCATCTATAACCGTACGCGCGATCTCGCGTGGCTACGCCAACTTTATCCAAAATTAAGTGCTCTTCTGCGCTGGACGCTTAAACATCGGACGGATTTCGGCGGCTTCATTGTTGGTAAGTGCAGTTGGGAAACGGGCATGGATACTTCCAAACGCTTTCAGATCCAGCAGCCTACCGGAGCTGAATTAGTGGAGTTCCTACGCTTGGTGGAACTGCAGGCAGCCGCATCCCAGGCCGGCGCCATTCTGGCCCGTTTTGCGAAACTCGTCTCCGATCAGAAGAGCATTCCGGAATGGCGGCAAATCCAGCAAGATTTCGCAGAAAAGACACAACAGTTATGGCAAGGTGACTGGTTTCATGACTTCGACACCCGTTCGATGAAGTTGGTGAATGGTCCGGAACGCGACCCCTCACAGGCTGCCCCCGCATTTTGCGGCATCGCCACAGACAACCAGAAAAAGCTTCTTTTGCCTACACTTCGCAAAATGTACGAAGACATGCTGGCACAAGTACAAATCCCGGAATCGTCAGCCGACAACGCGCTGAATTGGTCATCCTTTGTTCTGCCGTTTCTAGAGTCCGCGTGGTCTTCCGGGGACAGCCAACTTGCATCCCAAACAGTGGAAAATATCTGCGAGCGTATTTACACAAGTATGGACCGTCGTGTGCTTCAAACAGGCGGCAACAATCCGCGTCTTGGGTGGCCGGGAACCAGCTGCGAAATCTGGGGTGGGCATGGTGCTTTTGGTGGAGAGGTGTATGGCTGGGGAGCAGTGATGCCTGCCCATATCATTCGCAATTTGATTGGTTTTCGTGAAACCGATGCAGTGGATCAGGTGATTCTCAACCCCGGGTTTAGCCCGCTGCTTGCCGCAAGCGGAAAGGAGTACGGAATCTCGCGCTTGCCATATGCCCGGCAGTGGATCAGCATTCAATTCAAATTTGTACACGGTCATGATCTATGCGCAGAAATCGAACTGCCCCAGGGGACCAGTGTTCTTTCTGTTGTGGAAATAGATGGACGGCCGCAGCCGGTAGAAAAGGAGAATGGACGGTGGCGGTTTAAGGCCAGGAACTATACCCGATACAAGGTTAAGCTCGGGGGCTTTTCCAGGCTTTCTTAG
- a CDS encoding sugar ABC transporter substrate-binding protein: protein MAMACARRISAALFLLLVIGCRSGPPVIAVIPRTTGMSLWEPEHAGAEAAASALGMKIYWNAPTREDDVQGQIALVEKIIDEKYAGLILAPDQSLALMTPVRRAISRGIPTVVIGSALPLEPSGRLSYIVSDDEVAGRMAASRIGTILHGQGTVAIIGINPDIAGVLDRVGAFEATLAEQFPGIHVAEKRLGSFNVPYEQQITEEVLVANPNLNAILAVTADATRGAYSALSELHQTNTVKLVGCDQDLLAPLVTGEMDSVIAENTYEMGRRAVEWIALERQGKPVPRFQKIAPHLVTKDNLNSTDVRRILGLITQ, encoded by the coding sequence ATGGCAATGGCCTGTGCGCGCAGAATTTCTGCTGCTCTATTTCTGCTTCTTGTGATTGGCTGCCGGTCTGGCCCTCCCGTCATTGCAGTGATTCCCCGCACAACGGGCATGTCATTGTGGGAGCCAGAACACGCCGGCGCGGAAGCTGCAGCCAGCGCACTCGGCATGAAAATTTACTGGAACGCTCCTACACGCGAAGATGATGTGCAAGGCCAGATTGCGTTGGTAGAAAAAATTATTGATGAAAAGTATGCAGGCCTGATTCTCGCGCCGGACCAATCGCTCGCCTTAATGACTCCGGTGCGGCGCGCTATTTCCAGAGGCATTCCTACTGTGGTGATTGGTTCTGCGCTTCCGTTAGAACCAAGTGGCAGGCTGTCATACATCGTCAGCGATGATGAAGTGGCCGGACGCATGGCTGCATCGCGCATCGGCACGATTCTGCATGGCCAGGGGACCGTGGCTATCATTGGCATCAATCCGGATATCGCGGGAGTGCTGGACCGCGTCGGCGCATTTGAAGCAACACTGGCAGAGCAATTCCCCGGGATACATGTGGCCGAAAAACGACTGGGATCATTCAATGTTCCTTATGAGCAGCAAATCACGGAAGAAGTGCTCGTGGCGAATCCCAACCTGAACGCCATTCTTGCCGTGACTGCGGATGCAACCCGGGGGGCGTATTCCGCGTTGAGCGAATTGCACCAGACCAATACTGTAAAACTCGTGGGCTGCGACCAGGATTTGCTTGCACCACTTGTGACAGGAGAGATGGATTCTGTCATTGCGGAAAATACTTATGAAATGGGCCGCCGCGCAGTGGAATGGATTGCTCTTGAGCGGCAGGGTAAACCAGTGCCAAGATTTCAGAAAATTGCTCCTCATCTGGTGACGAAAGACAATTTGAATTCCACAGATGTCCGTCGGATATTAGGACTTATTACGCAATGA
- a CDS encoding histidine kinase, whose amino-acid sequence MSSLAVLAGTVFLFLLYLHSPKHGLPYHDSFAEGKADEWEAFGGTWAVYDKGIRNDSDERGAKLMTGSPYWNDYLLEADVMLLGEDGDAGLIIRASDEELGVDSYSGYYAGLRTRDNMLTLGRASHGWLEYQNVPIPGGVQAFRWYHLKLLAYGCRIVASATFPVGGGEVTTAAMSEKNCLMSGRIGLRSYSAGGIWRNVYVRLATEEDLLSMLGTLAGHPSSSERAAGNGITIFGSGSLPSHVYQQARPARNVQSISSLRLVSSPQPMTSTIRGVVSLTAPLYIQDSTGGIAVEAASSPPLKVGDEIEATGTVRSGAFHSTLENARVQLLWARTPVQPVSVTVSQAATGAFAAMFIEVEAHLRSKRRDAQDTLILDLEDGQQSFRAVVNGGRGDLLFNKLKQGSLVRLRGVCVVDSEYTHNLTPFVLLLRSTDDIGIVAGPPWWNTKHVIAIGFVLFLLLFISYFIYSRIQQWRLHAILEEREMLAHEMHDTLAQSFAGLGFQLQAIRNRMPEDMPAIHKQLDLACDLVRHSHEEARRDIMMLHSESFKQMELTHMLEQCAKKMLEGGPVEIKILQSGDPRPVPLRINDTLFRIGQEALANAVRHAMPTCISIVTVYARDSVQMIIEDDGTGYVADNEKRGFGVRGMKRRAAAISAAIEIVALPDKGTRVCVTAPLPARMAFHVPMLLKGNRSHEQT is encoded by the coding sequence TTGTCTAGCCTTGCCGTGCTTGCCGGGACCGTCTTTCTTTTCCTCCTTTACCTGCATAGCCCGAAACATGGACTCCCCTATCACGATTCTTTTGCTGAGGGGAAGGCCGACGAGTGGGAAGCATTTGGCGGCACATGGGCAGTCTATGACAAGGGCATACGCAACGACTCAGACGAGCGTGGCGCCAAACTGATGACAGGTTCTCCTTACTGGAATGACTATCTTCTGGAAGCTGACGTGATGTTGCTTGGCGAGGACGGCGATGCGGGACTCATCATCCGTGCGAGCGATGAGGAGCTGGGGGTGGATTCCTATAGCGGCTATTATGCCGGACTGCGCACGCGGGACAACATGTTAACGCTGGGTCGCGCAAGTCACGGCTGGCTTGAATATCAGAATGTGCCAATACCTGGTGGTGTGCAGGCGTTCCGCTGGTATCACCTGAAATTACTTGCTTACGGATGCCGGATTGTTGCTTCAGCCACATTCCCGGTGGGCGGCGGTGAGGTAACAACGGCCGCAATGAGTGAAAAAAACTGTCTTATGTCCGGGCGTATTGGCCTGCGGTCTTATTCTGCCGGAGGGATCTGGCGTAATGTCTATGTGCGGCTGGCTACGGAGGAGGACCTCCTCTCCATGCTAGGGACGCTGGCTGGCCACCCGTCTTCCAGCGAACGTGCAGCGGGAAATGGAATCACGATCTTCGGTTCTGGTTCTCTCCCTTCGCATGTCTACCAGCAGGCACGACCAGCCAGGAATGTTCAGTCCATCAGTAGTCTACGTCTGGTATCAAGCCCACAACCGATGACCTCTACCATTCGCGGCGTAGTCTCGCTTACAGCACCGTTATATATACAGGATTCAACTGGCGGCATTGCTGTAGAGGCAGCATCAAGCCCTCCACTAAAAGTCGGCGATGAGATCGAGGCCACTGGGACTGTGCGGTCTGGAGCATTTCATTCCACACTGGAAAATGCAAGGGTACAGCTTCTATGGGCGCGGACACCGGTGCAGCCTGTTTCTGTCACAGTTTCGCAAGCCGCCACTGGAGCATTTGCTGCAATGTTCATTGAAGTGGAAGCGCACTTGCGCAGTAAAAGGCGGGATGCTCAAGATACTCTGATTCTGGACCTTGAAGACGGCCAGCAGTCTTTTCGAGCGGTCGTCAATGGAGGGCGCGGAGATTTACTCTTCAATAAACTGAAACAGGGCAGTCTTGTGCGCTTGCGTGGAGTGTGTGTTGTGGATTCTGAATATACGCACAATCTCACTCCCTTTGTTCTCTTGCTGCGTTCCACAGATGACATTGGTATTGTGGCAGGACCGCCCTGGTGGAATACAAAACATGTTATAGCCATCGGATTCGTTCTTTTTCTGTTGCTGTTCATTAGTTACTTTATCTACAGCCGGATCCAGCAATGGCGATTACACGCCATCCTTGAAGAAAGGGAAATGCTGGCCCACGAAATGCACGACACTCTGGCGCAGAGTTTCGCTGGACTAGGTTTTCAGCTCCAGGCAATACGTAACCGTATGCCGGAAGACATGCCTGCCATCCACAAGCAGCTTGATCTTGCCTGTGATTTAGTGCGACACAGTCACGAAGAGGCACGGCGCGACATTATGATGCTGCACAGCGAATCTTTCAAACAGATGGAACTGACCCATATGCTAGAGCAATGTGCAAAGAAAATGCTGGAGGGCGGACCGGTTGAGATCAAGATATTACAGTCCGGAGACCCCCGCCCCGTTCCGTTGCGTATCAATGACACTTTGTTCCGCATCGGACAAGAAGCATTGGCCAATGCCGTACGTCACGCCATGCCAACATGCATCTCCATTGTTACGGTTTATGCCAGAGACTCCGTTCAAATGATTATTGAAGACGATGGTACTGGGTATGTTGCAGACAATGAAAAACGGGGCTTTGGGGTACGCGGAATGAAAAGAAGGGCCGCAGCCATTTCTGCTGCGATTGAAATTGTTGCTTTGCCTGATAAAGGAACACGGGTTTGTGTAACCGCCCCGTTGCCTGCACGCATGGCTTTCCATGTACCAATGCTTCTTAAAGGAAACCGCTCTCATGAACAAACCTGA
- a CDS encoding response regulator translates to MNKPENKAIHILIVDDHPVVQAGLASMLATHKGIEVIGSASSGEEALAMVQQNVPDIILLDLRMPGMSGIDTLCALKKIKTTARTIILTSFETDENIYRAIQAGACGYLLKDTSQNQMLEAIATVHAGKKYIPRPIAARLAERMLRSDLTARELEILEMLAKGLTNKQIGHVLVISENTVRNHVNSIMEKLEVSDRTEAVAVAIQQGIIQIVS, encoded by the coding sequence ATGAACAAACCTGAAAACAAGGCCATCCATATCCTGATTGTTGATGACCATCCCGTAGTCCAGGCTGGCCTGGCAAGTATGCTTGCCACACATAAGGGCATTGAAGTAATCGGCTCGGCATCCAGCGGCGAAGAAGCATTGGCCATGGTGCAGCAGAATGTGCCCGACATCATTTTGCTTGACCTTCGCATGCCAGGAATGAGCGGGATTGATACTCTCTGTGCACTGAAGAAAATCAAGACAACGGCACGGACGATTATTCTCACCAGTTTTGAGACAGACGAGAACATTTACCGTGCAATTCAGGCCGGGGCTTGCGGATATCTGCTTAAAGACACATCGCAAAACCAGATGTTGGAAGCAATCGCCACCGTTCACGCGGGGAAAAAATATATTCCACGGCCCATTGCCGCCCGCCTTGCGGAACGGATGCTGCGCTCAGACCTGACGGCCCGCGAGCTGGAGATCCTGGAAATGCTCGCCAAAGGGCTGACGAACAAGCAGATTGGTCATGTCCTCGTCATCAGCGAAAACACCGTCCGCAATCATGTAAACAGCATCATGGAAAAGCTGGAAGTCTCTGACCGAACAGAGGCAGTTGCTGTAGCAATCCAGCAGGGAATCATCCAAATTGTCAGTTGA